In Aphelocoma coerulescens isolate FSJ_1873_10779 chromosome 3, UR_Acoe_1.0, whole genome shotgun sequence, a single window of DNA contains:
- the SUPT7L gene encoding STAGA complex 65 subunit gamma, which translates to MLRYWGEIPVSSNQANRSSFDLLQREFRTVEVQDPPLHQPSANKPRPTTMLDIPSEPCSLTIHTIQLIQHNRRLRSLIAAAQAQNQQQAEGIKTEENEPLPSCPASPPLPDDLLPLDSKTPKMPFQLRHSDPESDFYRGKGEPVTELSWSSCRQLLYQSMATILAHTGFECANESVLETLTDIAHEYCLKFTKLLRFAVDREARLGHTPFPDVMEQVFHEVGIGSVLSLQKFWQHRIKDYHSYMLQVSKQLSEEYEKIVNPEKAAEDTKPVKIKEEPVSDITFPISEELEGDLASGDQSLPVGVLGAQSERFSANLEVEASPQTSGAEVNASPLWNLAQVKMEPQENEEANVHGHGVLGSDVFEEPMSGMSEAGMPQSPNGSESSYGSHSADSLMGSSPVFNQRCKKKMKKM; encoded by the exons ATGCTGCGATACTGGGGCGAGATCCCGGTTTCTTCCAACCAGGCCAACCGCAGCTCCTTTGACCTGCTGCAGCGTGAGTTCCGTACTGTGGAAGTGCAGGATCCTCCACTGCACCAGCCGTCTGCGAACAAACCCCGTCCGACCACCATGCTGGACATCCCCTCCGAGCCCTGCAGCCTCACCATTCACACCATCCAGCTCATCCAGCACAACCGGCGGCTGCGCAGCCTCATCGCCGCGGCCCAGGCTCAAAaccagcagcaagcagagggcATAAAAACCGAAGAGAATGAACCTCTGCCATCTTGTCCGGCCTCTCCACCTCTCCCTGATGACCTGCTTCCTCTGGATagtaaaacccccaaaatgccaTTTCAGCTGAGGCACAGTGATCCAGAGAGTGATTTCTACAG AGGAAAAGGGGAGCCAGTGACAGAGCTGAGTTGGTCCTCCTGCCGGCAGCTTCTGTACCAGTCAATGGCCACCATCCTGGCGCACACGGGCTTTGAGTGTGCCAACGAGAGCGTCCTGGAGACCCTGACGGACATCGCCCACGAGTACTGCCTCAAGTTCACCAAGCTGCTGCGCTTCGCTGTGGATCGAGAAGCTCGGCTTGGGCACACCCCTTTCCCTGATGTCATGGAGCAGGTCTTCCACGAAGTGGGCATTGGCAGTGTGCTCTCACTGCAGAAGTTCTGGCAGCACCGCATTAAGGATTATCACAGCTACATGCTTCAG GTTAGCAAGCAGCTCTCTGAAGAATATGAGAAGATTGTCAACCCggaaaaggcagcagaagaCACAAAACCTGTGAAGATTAAGGAGGAACCTGTTAGTGATATTACTTTCCCCATAAGTGAAGAGCTGGAAGGAGATCTGGCTTCTGGTGACCAGTCTTTGCCTGTTGGAGTACTTGGAGCTCAAAGTGAGCGCTTCTCTGCCAACTTGGAAGTAGAAGCTTCCCCACAGACTTCAG gggCTGAGGTGAATGCTTCCCCACTCTGGAACTTGGCACAGGTGAAAATGGAGCCACAGGAAAATGAGGAGGCTAATGTACATGGCCACGGGGTCCTAGGCAGTGATGTCTTTGAGGAACCAATGTCAGGCATGAGTGAAGCTGGGATGCCACAAAGCCCCAATGGCTCTGAGAGCAGCTATGGTTCTCATTCTGCTGACAGCCTGATGGGATCCTCACCTGTCTTCAACCAGcgctgcaaaaaaaagatgaagaagaTGTGA